Below is a window of Equus quagga isolate Etosha38 chromosome 4, UCLA_HA_Equagga_1.0, whole genome shotgun sequence DNA.
CATCAGGCCTCGTCCGAGGGCCGCAGCGGAGGCTGCTGGGAAGCTTTCTGCAGGTGAGGCcgagccagccctgggggccgTGGGGGAGTCCCTCCTCACGGTCCCAGCAATGCCCTGGGGGGAGCAGGGTTAGGCTTTGCTGCTGTTGGGAGGAACATACTAAAAGCAGGAAAGGACAGGTCTGGGACACGTGGGTGGTCTCCTCCGGGTGCTGAGTGCATCACTGTCCCCACAGGACAACACCGAAATCCTCGGCTACCTGCTGGGTGGCATCGCTGCCCTCGGCTCCTGGGCCTCCCGGATCCCCCCGCTCTCCAGAATCGTGAGCCCGGGGTTGGGGCTGGGACTGTGGGCCACTGTGGCAGGTCTTAGGGCATCTGGGAGCATCCTTGAAGCTCCAGGTCACCCGGGCAGAGGGGTGGTGtcaccgtgtgtgtgtgtctagtggGCAGCTGGCCCAGGGGAGGTCCTGAGGCCACTAGAGCCTCTCACGGGGGGAGAGCTCACTGCATTCTCTCCATTTCTTGTAGCAAATGAAAAGCAAGCTCTGGGGAAAAAGGCCCTGGGCTTGGATGAACAGCTGTTCCATTATGGAATGAGGAGGTTTTAGAGGCGAGAATCAAGCAGCCACTGGGGCTCTGTGTATTCGAGAGCATCATGTTGGCATGTATTTTCCAAGCATGTGGGGTGAGGGAAGCCCTGTGCGGCCCGTCCTGTGGGGGTACAGATGCTCAGACGCCATGCTTGCCCTGGGGGAGCTCAGTCTCATGGAAGACACAGAAATGTAATGCAGGCTATTTTAATGCTCTCAGAAAGATGGAGTCAAAAGTTTGAGGTcttggaagaaggaggaaaggctCCTACGCTATTCAAACGAGCGAGGATGAAGACTTTCACACTGCCAGGCGGTGGGGCACTGGAGAGCCTCGGGTTGGCTCCGAAGGGAAGGTGGGCTTTGAGGAGGCAgaaatgagggaaagaagagagcaCGCAGGAAAAGCCACTGAAGCAGGAAAATCCCCGCCGAAGAGCAAGATACTGGGGACGTGTGAAAACTCTGCCGGGAGGGTCTTGCTGACAGGAATGATGCCAGGCCCAACACCAGAAATCATGGGCCCATCAGTTAGTCTAAAAACAATCACTTGCCCAAGAGCATCATTTACTAGCAGTTCCAGGAGAACAGGACTCGGCGATGGCAGGTGTGGAGTTGATCATGTGTGGGAAGCTCCTGCCTGTGCTGTGACAGCCGGAAACCTCATGGGACATGAGGCCTCACCGGCGAAGGTGCTGTCCCCAGATCATGGGAGAGGAGGGTGGTGAGCACTGCACTCGGTTCAGCGGGCCCCTGGGGGGACTCCAAGGTGGCACGGGGGCTGGGAAGCTGCCAGGTCACATGAAGATCTTCGAAGGAACTGGTGCAGTGCCCTGGccatctgtgttagtttcctgcgGCTGCCATAAGAAGCTATCCCAAACTCTGAACAGCAGAAATGTActgtctcatggttctggaggccggaagtctgcaatcaaggtgtcagcagggccatgctccctcagAAGGCACTAGGGATGggtctgctccaggcctctctcccggCTTCTGGGAGGTCCCTGGCAGGTGGCAGCATGACTCCAGTCTCCCCGTGTGTCACGTCCcatggccttccctctgcaggtgTTTCTGTCCACCTTTCCCCTTTGTAGAAGGACACAGTcgtactggattagggcccaccctaatgacctcatctttacttgatcatctgcaaagacccttttttcaAATAAGACCATGATCACAGGCtctgggggtttgggggagacaGTTCAACCCGTAACACCACCCCACCTACAACAGCCCTGGGCCAACCCCACCACGGTGTCCCTCACgctgcttcattttcttcttagtaTTTGTCACAACCTGAAATTAGCTCCTTCACTTATTTACCAAGTGACTGCCTGGTCCCCAGCGGAACATCAGTACCATGAGAGCAGCGGCCTTGTCTGTTTTATTCCCACTGTATTCCAGGTGCTTGGGGCCTGCCCATGGTAGGTGCCAGCAAACACTTCTGAATGAGTGACTTAATCTGGCCTGGAAGAAAGGAAGCTCATGGATGCAGGAGTCACGAGGGCTGTCCtggggcagaaggaacagcctcTCCTCTGCACTCTCAGAGAACAGAACCAAGACCAGGACCAGAACCAATAACCAAGACGGTATTGGGAGGGCTACTCCCCATTCAGTAAAGGAAGAACTTCTTGGGTTAGACATTTTGCAAGTGCCTGGCATGTTGAGTGCCATCAGTACTGTTATTCCTGCCTTGGGAGGTAGTGGGCTCCCCATCACAGGAGGCATTCAAGCCTGATGCCTCCTTGGCAGGAGGAGAAAGTGAGATTGCATTGGGATTAGGCTGGACAATCTCTGAGAGGCTTCCAGCCCTGAGTGTCTCTGGTCTCATGAAGAAGGGCCCAGGGTCCGGTCTCCTTATTAAGGAGAAACCCAACAGAGTTTGGGGTGTTTTGGGAAGCCTAGCCAGCAAGGTCTCAGACCCTGGATCCCCTAGGAGCTGCTCCTAATTTACCCCTCATGGGGGCAGtgaggagtggaatggctgggtggCTTTGGTGGGAAAAGTTCGTGTTCTCCCAGGAGTGAGTCCTTGAACAGGACAAGGGCTGTTAGACGCCCGCTGAGCAGTGAAACATCGTGCTGACAGCACCTGGCTGCTGCGGGAGCTGTCGGAGGTGTGGCCTGCTTCCAGCCCCAGCACGGCTTTGCTAGGCAGCCACAGGCTTGCTCAGCCCCCAGCGTTCTGTCCTGACCTGCTGGACAAGGCCTGGCTGTGCTGGAGAAAGTCCTGCCATATCCTGAGTCACCGAGCCAGTTCCATTCTTCAAGCagttattaagcacctactgtgtgtccagACTGGCAGGCAAATAGAGCGCTCTAGGCCCTCGAGGGACACTGGGTTTGGAAGTGGTTGGGCGTGTGAGTGAGCCGTGAGTGAGCTGGCACGGGGGTGAGAGCAGAGGGCTCCAACTTCCACCCACCCAGAGGAGCGGCAAGAACAAGGCCAaggggcaggaggcccagggcccagcctcaCCCTGCAcgtcacctcccctctctggccGTCAGtatcctctgtaaaatgaggatgggTAGGCTAAGGGACCCCAAGGCTTCTCGCCATAGCAGTGCTGACTGGCATGAAGGTGCTTCCTGGGCTGTGTGGGGTGGAAGGGCTGATGGGGCGGGGGGccgcccaccccctccctggcctGGTCTCGCTCAAGGGATGGCAGGAGAAGCAGGGAGGCCTGGGAACAAAAGTAGAAGAAATACAGAGGGAAATGTAACGCTCTTGAGGCATTTTGGGGGGAGTtaattaaaatggggaaaattgtCCAAAACATGCCCTTTTCCCTTGAATTTTTTCCATTCCCTAGCCAAGGCCTATATTATCTCTAAATATGATCATCTAATGAGCAAACTCATTATAGatacaaataatataatttgtatttatatattaatttaaatatactaTGTGATCGTATATctatttgtgtatatacatataaatgtatatataaagtgACTTCATACCCATAAACAGTacttacatataaatattatatgttttcttttgtttcaatcaaTATTTCCATTACTCATTCTCCAAAAATATACCCTTGGCTTCAAAATTTCCAGAATGTTACATGTAATTTTCCTGACCTTCCCCATTTGGCCTTGTTCAGAATTGATGGTCCCAAGAAGAGAGAGCTGAGCCTTGGCTCTTTGTAATTCAGTCCTAATTCTTCACAGCTCCCTCACATTCTCCCAGCTGACATTCACGAGCCCCGACCTGGGGCCAGGGGCCAAGGGCCCTGAGATGGTGaggaccccagccctgcccttgggAGCCCTCTGTCTGTTGGGCAGACACATGTGTAAGGAGCTAAGTCATGATCTGGGTGAAAGGCAGTCCACTGGAGGGATGTATACTGTGCAATGGGACCGGAAGAGGGAGTTACTCACTCCACTTAGGGTAGAGATGGTAACCAGAGGTTTCCCAGAGTTGAGCTTAAGCCAGGTTCtgagggatgaataggagttcatCAGTTAAAGTAAGTGGCTTGAGCAAAAGCTGGAAGCCCAACAGAAGCAGCACCCTTGTGGACTGACCATGGGCAGAAGGTTTGCCCTCCAacctgctgtgccaccagggGCCTCGGTCTTAGAATCCAGCTCCCAGGGACCTGCAGTGGGTGTAGTGttcctccccacccagccccctcctctctctgcccagtgCCGGGGTAGGACGTTTCCCTCCATCCACCTGTGGACCCGGCTCCTGTCGGCCCTGGCTGGCCTCCTCTACGCTTCAGCCATCGTGGCACATGACCGGCGGCCTGAGTACCTGCTTCGGGCCACTCCCTGGTTCCTGACCTCCCTCGGCCGTGCGTCGCTGGACCTTGCTGTATCCACCCAGGCCCAGGGGGCTTGACTGCCTGTGTCTCATCTCCttcctgcccacccaccccccatccccctttcctCTTACTGGATGGAACTCTCTCCCAGCGGCCCAGGAGGTGGTTCGAAGCCTAGAACAGGCAGACACAACAGcaatttgtaattttgtattttgtttccttttaaaaaaagaatagtaagaATTATCTCCTGGCTGGAGCTCTGTGAAACAACAAAGGGGAGTGTGAGGCTCCTGGCCCTGGATCAGAAGAGCCAGGTCCAGTCTGGGGTCTGCTCGGCCTGGGTCGGTCCCCAGCCTCTGCGAACCTGTTTTCctcatctttgccttgttccctCTAAAGGCTGGGAAAGGGCTTTGCAAGTGGACCTGCCATGTGGGGGTGATCGTTGCCCCCTGTTCTCTTTGGTGCTGGAGCCTGGgctgggaagcagagaggaaagctgACAAGAGCCGCCCTTCATCAGTGACTGCTGAGCAccttcctgcttccctgggcGGTGTTGCCTGATGTGTGACACCCCAGTGACCTTGGCATGAGCCTCAAGGGCAGGCTAGGCTCAGACAGTGGGCGGGCAGAGATGCAGGCAGTGAGTGGGCAGAGGTGCAGGCACTGGGCAGGCAGAGATGCAGGTACTGGGCGGGCAGAGATGCAGGCACTGGGCGGGCAGAGATGCAGGCANNNNNNNNNNACTGGGCGGGCAGAGATGCAGGCACTGGGCGGGCAGAGATGCAGGCAGTGGGTGACAGCTCTGccaaggtggtggtggtgtgtgcaTGTCGATTTAGCATATGTAGTTCAGAAACTACGATGTTCTCAtgtactgtattagtttcctagggctgccgtacaaattatcacaaactggatggcttaaaacaacagaaatttgctctctcgcagtcctggaggccagacgTCTGAAATCGAGGCAGGGCCGCGCTCTctccggaggctccaggggagagtcTCCCATTGCCTCTTCCAGCCTCGGGTGGCTCCTGGTGTTCCTTGCCTTGTGGCTGCCTAACTTTAAtttctgcctccgtcttcacatggtcttcttccctctgtgtatctCTGGgtgtcctcttcttataaggacaccagtcatgggATTTAGAGTGCATCCTAATCCACtaggacctcatcttaactaattatatcagcaaaaaccctatttccaaatcaggtcacattctgaggttccaagtagacaggaattttggggggatgctATCCAACCCACTACCGCTCCTGTCCCTGTAAGCTATGCCCTTCAAAGAAGatgtttttcaaaatgcttttattcAACAGCATTTACTAAGTGCTTGTCAGAGGCAGgggggtgctgggggctgggttcTCGAGGGTGGGGGAACTTAGAGAGGTGGCCCTGTCCTCGAATGAGCTCATGTCTGTTCTGGAGTCGACCAGGCAGGATAATAttagggagggagagagcctggggtggggcccgtGGGGTGCAGAGGTGACGCAGCACTGGGCGGTTGAAGCGCTGTGCATCTTTGGGCCTTAACTCCACTTCTCAGATCATTTTCCTTTCCTGCGTGATGAAGAGCAAGATGAGGAGGGCCTTAGGATTCACCTCCGAAGCCAGAGGGAGCCCAGACACCCAAGCCCTTTTGACCTGtgcagagaaagagcaagaaaacgAGGAGGCGAGGAACGAGGCAAGGTCTCATCACTGGAAAACCGCTGGTCCCACCTATGTGTTTGCAAGCAGAGCGGGCAGCGAGCCTGGCTAGGGCCGGGCCTGGGAATTCTGGGGGTCCCTCCGAGCTTGGCTAGTtggtcactttaaaaaaaaaaccactgttTTTTAACACTAAGGGTGCCCTGAATAAATAGGATCCTCCATTCTCCCCAttacaacattttttaaagagttttttgaTCACTTAATGAACTTTAATATATGCTTAGCAATGTAGATGAGTCAAATGGCCACTTATGCTATTTAGCAATTTACTTActcatatatgtatttaaattcacataacacataagttaatataataatttagaaataatgcGATTTTTGCCCTTATATTGCATAAAAACGTATTCTCATTTTCACATGCATCTTTGACATCATCATTGCCACCACTAACATGGCGTTTTTTTTTAGATGATATTGCTAAAAAGCTGATCTTTATAAGCATCATTGACAGTAACATCCACCATTTATAATTAGTCGTACCACCAGTTAAGAGTTAGTATGTCTGGGGTAACCGTACGTGTCTCCTTCTTTGACTGATTTAGTCAGTGACCTCTCTCAGTAGCCAGAACTTATCCTAACTGAGGCGATTTGTCGTTGTCAGAAGTCCTTGGTTTCAAATAACCAAGACAGTCCTCATCAAGTCCTTGTACGGACTTGATCACAAAGCAGCTTCCTCTTTTCtaagatcattttttttttttgaggaagactagccctgagctaactactgccaatcctcctctttttgctgaggaagactggccctgagctcacatccgtgcccatcttcctctactttatacgtgggacaaacaccacagcatggcgtgccaagtggtgccatgtccacaccagggatccgaaccagtgaaccccgggccgccaagaagcggaacctggaacttaaccgctgtgccactgggccggcccctaagataattttttgaggaagaattcTCGCCTCTTATCTGGGCTCCTCACCACCTTAGTTTCCCCTCTCAGAGAGTGGAAATGAGACAGTGAGTGAACCGGGCCCGCTGGCTGGGATGGGGTGCAGGGGAGTGGAAATGAGACAGTGAGTGAACCGGGCCCACTGGCTGGGATGGGGTGCAGGGGAGTCAGGAGGCCACAGGCATTGGGACAGATCAAAAGGAAAACTACTCTTCTGTATGTTCTAGGCCTAAGAAGGTCTAGTGGTGCCGATGACCAAGGTCAAAGGGTTTATACAGGTGCTTGGACCAAAGATCCAAGTTCCCATGAAGGCTATCATGGGAGgttattttcattccattctgGAAACTGTTAGGAAATTATATCCCAAAGGGAGCTAAAATATTGAGAGAGAACTCTGTGTCTTAGCATtctgaagaaggaaggagaagcgTTTGCAAGCTCTTTAGCAGGCCCTgacaacagtggttctcaaagtgtggtccctggaccagcatcgcctgggaacttgttggaaatgcagattctaggGCTCTACCCAGATCTACAGAATTGGGAACTGAGGTGCGGGTCCAGCAATGTATATTTTAGTAAGTCCACTGGGTGCTTCTGATGCACGCTAAAGTTGAGAAGTGCTGCTTTACAAAGCATTTATGTAGCGCCTACTGCAGTGGTTCCCAGACTCTGCCGTatgttagaatcatctggagactTTTAAGCTCTCCCATGCCCAGGTCATATCACtcaccaattaaatcagaatttctgggggtgAGAGGTAAACatcagttgttttgttttgttttttagatgcCCGGTGATTGCACTGTGCacaaagtttgggaaccactgacctACTGTGACCTCAAAGAGAGAGATAAGATGTATCGTATAGGAAGCAGAAAGTGAGCTGTGCTCtaaaagaacagacaaaatacTGTAGGGGTTCTTTTGAAGAAAACAGGACCTTGTTTTAGAAAATGTCTCCTAACTTGAAgaattctcctttctgtcttcccGTGTCCACTTGAAAGAATACAGATTGGGTGCCTCTCACCACACTACCGCGCTGCAAGTCACTCAGGACGATGGCAGCCATCAGTCCCTACATGGAGCTGACCATCGAGCCAGTGCAGCAGGTGAGTGGCCACAGCCCCGTGTCCAGAAGGTGGGAAGTAgtcatggaaggcttcctggaggaggtgacagtttAGCTGATGGGCAGGATGAGGCAGGGAGGCAtgtaagaagaggaaggagtTCCCCAAGGCCTCAGTAGAGGGATCGATGGAGGGGAGTTTGGGAGATGACAGGGTGGAAAGGAGGCAAGGATGAGATCATCATACCATGGAGGCTGAACCATCATTCTGAGGGTCCTGGGAGTCCAGGAGGCTTCAGGACTAGAGACTCAGGGTCAGACAGGCATTTTAGAGCCATCACTCAGGCAAGGTTAGGAGGCAGACTAGGGGAGAGGAGATTAGAAGCAAGGCGGTCAGTGAGGGACAGTCATAAGTCCAGGAAAGAGGTGGGGTGGCCTGAACGAAGGCTGGGGCAGATGGAGATGCAGAGATGGAGTGGAGAGTTGGAGGGAGAGCCTGGGGGAGCGTGAGGATGTGGGGTGAGGGAGACCGAGGGCTCCAGATGACCCCCAAGGTCTGGCCTGCACGTGGGGGTCCTCAGGAGGAAGAGGGctggagaaaagagggaaagaggtgACAAGCAGTCCACTCTGTTGTCCCACTAAGACTGTTCTTGTCAAGGTTACCAGTGACCTCCAAGTGGCTAAATCCTGCAGTCGTTTCTGTCCTAGTTGGGATTCCCCTCACTTGGCCACTAGCTTCTTCTGATTTCGGGGGCcctcactctcctgcctccctcacaggTCTCCTTTCCCCATCACGGCTGCTGGCTCCTCCTGGTGAGCTGGACTTTAAGGTTGCAGcgcccccagctctgccctcggAGGTCTCCCTTCTCTTGGTACACTCTCCCAGTCCCGTCATCCCAGCGCTCTCAAGACAGCTCTTGCTGGTTTCCCCGGAGTGAgtctccatccttttcctctccgTCAATTCCAGTCTTGGCGACGCCACATGGCCTCTCACACTTGCCGTGTCCAAAACAATCCTGGACGTCCATGCCCAGACCGGCTCCTCTCCCCATCTGCCTCATCTCAGTAAACGACACGGCTGTCTGTGCAGCTGGTCAAGCCCCaaattcctctcttcccctcactaCACACCCATGCCCATCCCATCCCTTGGGAGTCtt
It encodes the following:
- the TMEM44 gene encoding transmembrane protein 44 isoform X4, yielding MGEAPSPAPAPSPSPAPALWDWDYLDRCFARHRVCISFGLWICSSSCWIAAHALLLYLRCSKKPRRDQTAPCAACCLLTSLCDTVGGILARQLTIQVFTGAYLAAVDLVNFVFILFPVCGSRYKPNSGRGSRERKRKRRLRASLFALALPLSLGPGWALWAAVPKASGLVRGPQRRLLGSFLQDNTEILGYLLGGIAALGSWASRIPPLSRICRGRTFPSIHLWTRLLSALAGLLYASAIVAHDRRPEYLLRATPWFLTSLGRASLDLAIIFLSCVMKSKMRRALGFTSEARGSPDTQALLTCAEKEQENEEARNENTDWVPLTTLPRCKSLRTMAAISPYMELTIEPVQQVSFPHHGCWLLLVSWTLRLQRPQLCPRRSPFSWYTLPVPSSQRSQDSSCWFPRSRLQRHQAARRRSDEHRRRVPAGAPLVPSRSGHPGPRVLQQLLRGVLHQLRPREGTSCG
- the TMEM44 gene encoding transmembrane protein 44 isoform X5, with the translated sequence MGEAPSPAPAPSPSPAPALWDWDYLDRCFARHRVCISFGLWICSSSCWIAAHALLLYLRCSKKPRRDQTAPCAACCLLTSLCDTVGGILARQLTIQVFTGAYLAAVDLVNFVFILFPVCGSRYKPNSGRGSRERKRKRRLRASLFALALPLSLGPGWALWAAVPKASGLVRGPQRRLLGSFLQDNTEILGYLLGGIAALGSWASRIPPLSRICRGRTFPSIHLWTRLLSALAGLLYASAIVAHDRRPEYLLRATPWFLTSLGRASLDLAIIFLSCVMKSKMRRALGFTSEARGSPDTQALLTCAEKEQENEEARNENTDWVPLTTLPRCKSLRTMAAISPYMELTIEPVQQVSFPHHGCWLLLVSWTLRLQRPQLCPRRSPFSWYTLPVPSSQRSQDSSCWFPRSRLQRHQAARRRSDEHRRRVPAGAPLVPSRSGHPGPRVLQQLLRGVLHQLRPRVGP
- the TMEM44 gene encoding transmembrane protein 44 isoform X8, with the translated sequence MSDLIWPGRKEAHGCRSHEGCPGAEGTASPLHSQRTEPRPGPEPITKTCRGRTFPSIHLWTRLLSALAGLLYASAIVAHDRRPEYLLRATPWFLTSLGRASLDLAIIFLSCVMKSKMRRALGFTSEARGSPDTQALLTCAEKEQENEEARNENTDWVPLTTLPRCKSLRTMAAISPYMELTIEPVQQVSFPHHGCWLLLVSWTLRLQRPQLCPRRSPFSWYTLPVPSSQRSQDSSCWFPRSRLQRHQAARRRSDEHRRRVPAGAPLVPSRSGHPGPRVLQQLLRGVLHQLRPRGTRCRLPAGAWASSFTSASWSSSGRALLLAEPPLASRLLNNQWASAGSRSRQRGFPALSLQREVSTVTLVRETLHIAVRS